The proteins below come from a single Vitis vinifera cultivar Pinot Noir 40024 chromosome 9, ASM3070453v1 genomic window:
- the LOC100248013 gene encoding transcription factor bHLH68 — MMAGNPNWWSMNNMRPPSSQQSSSAFLSPPTLFSPRYVPESSSSLPFNSLADTPDLPHSWSQLLLVGSSGEEDRFGSSDFQAKNVEWEDQILNTSQRIPAVDVKQEVVSQSSHPYNHGDEGFQTSRPPWSQIMPVSSPRSCVTNLSTNILDFSNKAGVRNQHADHSTECNSTATGGACKKARVQPSPSQPPLKVRKEKLGDRITALHQLVSPFGKTDTASVLLEAIGYIRFLQGQIEALSSPYLGNASGNMRNQQCVQGEMNCIFPKDPGQLLNDNCLKRKGSAPNQQDTQDAPKDLKSRGLCLVPVSCTQQVGSDNGADYWSPALGGGF, encoded by the exons ATGATGGCTGGAAACCCTAACTGGTGGAGCATGAATAACATGCGACCACCCTCATCGCAGCAGTCTTCTTCTGCTTTCTTATCTCCCCCCACTCTCTTCTCTCCTAGATATGTACCTGAATCTTCTTCATCACTGCCTTTCAATTCTTTGGCTGACACCCCAGACCTTCCACACTCATGGAGCCAGCTACTTCT GGTTGGATCATCAGGTGAGGAAGATAGGTTTGGTTCAAGTGATTTTCAAGCTAAGAATGTGGAATGGGAAGACCAAATCTTGAATACATCCCAGAGGATTCCCGCAGTTGATGTAAAGCAAGAAGTAGTCTCTCAAAGTAGCCACCCCTATAATCATGGAGATGAAGGCTTTCAGACATCAAGACCTCCTTGGTCCCAAATCATGCCAGTTTCCTCTCCTAGGTCGTGCGTTACAAACTTGAGCACTAACATATTAGACTTCTCTAACAAGGCTGGTGTTAGGAATCAACATGCAGATCATTCAACTGAG TGTAACAGCACGGCGACTGGTGGGGCATGTAAAAAGGCTAGGGTTCAACCCTCTCCGAGCCAACCACCACTAAAG GTGAGAAAGGAGAAGCTGGGTGATAGAATAACAGCCCTTCACCAGTTAGTTTCCCCATTTGGAAAG ACTGACACTGCTTCTGTCTTGTTAGAAGCTATTGGGTATATCAGATTCCTTCAGGGTCAAATTGAG GCCCTTAGCTCTCCGTACTTGGGCAATGCATCAGGAAACATGAGGAACCAACAGTGT GTTCAAGGCGAAATGAATTGTATATTTCCCAAAGACCCTGGTCAG CTCCTGAACGACAACTGCCTCAAAAGAAAAGGATCAGCACCTAATCAGCAG gatACACAAGATGCACCAAAGGACTTGAAGAGTAGAGGGTTGTGCCTGGTTCCGGTTTCGTGCACTCAGCAGGTTGGAAGTGACAATGGAGCCGATTATTGGTCTCCGGCTCTCGGTGGAGGGTTTTGA